AATTGAAGTTCAACAtaatcaacaacctataagtggccccTTCCGACCAGAAGCCTCTTCGCACACGGAGATGCTTGGcgaattcaaacttataaattaggaattataagcccaggtttctttacgatatttattttccttCGCCGTTGGTAAAAGTGATGTCAAAATGAATttttaaagtacatataactcggaaaaagtcatattggttgAAAAAGTCTTTTCCCTTTGGTAGGTTTCAAGCTCGCACtatcatgcatgagaagcgtcttaaacctccgtgACACCAAGATACCATTCTTAAAGTTGGTAACTTCTTTTTAACGCTGTAAAAGATTTGTATTTTCTGACGAAATTCACAATGTcgaaatattcaaattcaaaatatctaATCGCAGTGTACCACTAGGTAACACGTTTATTAATTGCTAGCTTCTGCCACCGTTTCAACCGCGGTCCCATGGGATAAATAGTAGTCCACacgttattccaaaccataattaCCCCtgtcacagaataataagtaagttccaaatttcatcccgatcagcattttcaatttgaaaatgctgatatttagttttgaaaatttcaaaactAAATACCTAATGTGGTTGGCAACTGTCAAAGTGGCGCTAGTATCGATGGTtccataatattgtattttatattatctatcCATAAACTGTATATTAaatttttccaaataaaatagaCAATAACGCCCTGTGCTGTAACAAAATGCTATAAACTTGGAGCATAACATTCTccaatataagaaaaatagttAGCTTTGGTTGAAAGGCTATAAATAGGACAAATTATATCAGAATTTCTTGAAACTTGTCTATGAAAAAGCCAGTTAATGCTAAACTGCTAATACTAATTACGTTCCTATCTTTATTTTAGAGGTAcatgtaataaaactataattgatcgctgtacatagtacatatatttaaaaattcataatGGAGGATTTTTATTCACCCAAGAGATCCCATAACAATGCTTTTCCATTTCGTCCGTTGGTCTGTATGTTGGACtacgctaatctcagaaacggcttaAATGATTTGTAATACAGATTTCAGTAATATATTATGATGGGTTTCACGTGACAtttggtttattatttaaataaaatcggttaacaaataaacaagttaTGACAATTAAGGTCGTCACAAATAAGTACTAAGAAAAATGAGCTCCGATTTGTATGGTCAATCATATTATATAGGGTTTAGCTTAAGCAGGACACACGTTAGTTGAACGCGACAAGACACCCCGCGTAGttaattatctataaaaaatcaGTTTCTCTTGGATAGTATAGGTAATTCatgagagaaataaaaaaaagtcatatttaatggtttatttgaaacacaaaattgaaAGACTGACAGTTAATCGGACCCAAAATGCATTTGGAAACCTTACCAAATGTTCGGATTCCCAAACCATTACCAAATTAGTTTCGAcaacattaaacaaaacataaaaaatattactaacagCAAGTCACTTTATAAAGTTCGCCTAGAATCTACTCAGTAATACTCAGATTCTGCAGTGCATTATGTTGAATTTCTGTCACTGGTTTCCATCACAGAGATTTCATTACCTACATTTTGAAGATTACttaaaaacatagaaatatTCTACTTCCTCACTAGCAATGTAAATGGATGCATGATTTCCTGCCTATAATTAAAGGCCCAAACAGTCTTGTGCTTGCAAAAGATACCTATAAAGAAAAGGTTTCTTCCTTACATTCATCACCTCGCATTGTTCCAAGCGGTCCTTTGTACAAACTGTCACAATAAGGTATCATTTTATAGGCACAAGATATAGACCAATGTAAATGGCAACAGTCCACAAAATATGCTCAGTTTAGCCATACACAGGTTAAGTCAATTATTAAGTATTGTGAAACCTAGCAAATAAACtatcagaataaaataatataattatacattgtatgtcataaataaaatgttatgccTTAAAAGTTTAGCCAGTGCTATAATGCAAGTTGTTAAAATACCAATATTATGGTTATGCTTACTGACCTAAAAGGTCGTGTCCCAAGGTTTACGTTATTGGGGCATTATTGATACTCACAGACATTTAGACATAAcagtaaaacttaaaaattaagtacctaataaaaactataaatgtgaaaaatgACACATTATGCTTGCCAACTTAGGGAGCCTGTATAACgtcaactaaattaattatgcttACTAAAAAACCGAAATTTATGAGAGTATTTAGAATGAAATATGTCAATATATACAATTTACGATTGCATTGTTTCAACTTCTAGAATTGATTGAAATGATTCATAACACTATTATAAGAGTATATGAATTCCTCAAATattcaaatacaaacaaaagCAGACTTAAAATCCATGCAATATTGTGAACTGTCACCATTTCTGGGTTTTAACTAGAATTAATCTTGCATTTCTTCAGGCAATTCGTGAGGATTGAGAATGCCTGGTACTGATAACTGTACTCTTCGCTTCTCTTCTTGTGCTTGACGAAGATTGAACAGGCGCTCTTCCAAGAACAAATCACTGTCATCTTCACCAGTGTACTCCTGTAATATAAAACACcattaaatataacaaatacatgacagtatcttttaaaataattacatgacATTAAGAAATACGCACAAACCCTTAAAATAAGAATACATTAAGCTGATAAAAATTTAAGTATTACTCATTTTAGTTGTTAAAATGAGAcaacatataaaaaatctaagtatCGTTAAACCGTGAAAGAGAAGGATGTTAAGAATAAATATTTGCCTCAGAGTGATGTGTGTGaatataatttttcaaattGAACCAGCACTTCTTGGgatcaacaaacaaaatcttcaattttataaactagtaagtatagataaatTGTCCTTCTCagataaatatcaaatataattaaacaggaAAGCCTCCTCTAAAGAGAGAAGAGAAAGAAGAAGGGAAATTAAGCTAAAgagcttaatttattttttattatttttagatataagtataatacagggtgtccggtggcagaattaggatttaaatttcaaactattttcgAACCGTTAGCGGAGGGACGGAGCACTTCTTGGgatcaacaaacaaaatcgtTCGCAATCGAAGCTTTTTTAAAGCAAACGATTCCTGTGCTATTGCTCGTCGAAGATTTTGTATGGGATACAATATCCGACGGTTATGTGATGCGTCAAGCGAAGATTTGATTCTTCGGAGGTTCAGAGCAACAAGTTCAGCAGCAAATAATCCGCGGCCGGGATCGAAGGTCGAGGACTGatgacaaatataattaaacaggaAAGCCTCCTCTAAAGAGAGCTCTAGGGCTCCCAAAAACGATTGAGAGAAAGAAGGACCTTAAATTAACCCCTCAAAGTGCAAGCTTAATAATGATTTTGCGCAAAATTGTGAACACAATCTTTTGAAGTGATGAAgcccattttcatttaattgaaagtttaaataaacagaACGGTTGTTATTGGTCACCTAAAGGACAGAACCCACGATTGAAACATTAACAGCCACTTCACAGTCCCAAAGTGACGGTTTGGTGTGCATTGTCAAGCAGAGGAATAATCGGTccctatttttttgaaaatcgtcAAGGACAAGCCATTACAATGACCGCCGTTTCTTATCGGCGAATGCTTACCGATTTTTTTCTGCCAATATTAAGAGAACATCCTACCTACAGTTCACAGACATGGTTCCATCACGATGACGCCACGCCTCACACTGCTAGAGAGACCATGGCGCTTCTTCGTGATTTGTTccctaacaaattaataagtcGTTTTGCTGACATCCCCTGGCCACCCAGGTCGCTGGATCTTACCCATATGGACTTTTTTCTGTGGGGATACCTCAAAAGTAAAGTTTAAGAAACCGCCCCACCGACCATCTcagcattaaaagaaaatatcgttcgCGAGGTTAATGCTATCCCGACGTCGCTTCTCCAGCAGCTGAAGCCAGATTCCAAGAGTGTGTCTGACGTGATGGTCAACAtttagacaaaatattttttaagaaataaaacccGCATTTCTCTTCTTTGTTATAgtcattgaaataataaaaaatattttgccgtttttttattatttaattttaaaatcctaaTTCTGCCACCGGACACCCTGTATTATGTGAATTATCATTAGTACAAGTACTTACTCTTATTTGAACTAAAAAGTCTCTTAAGTGATCTTTGAATCCGGGAATATCTTGATCCAGGTTGAAAAGCCCCTGAACAgtgattttaatttgattgtcTGTTAAATGAGGGAATGCTCTTTTCAGCAGGTTGGCCACATATTCCTGAAATATAATTGACATTGATCATGAtgatacaagaaaaaaaataataaagataaattcaTTTCTGTTACATTCATTGACTGCtggaaataatttttattagcaTAAACTTTACCTGAATATAAAGGACATTATCAGGTGTGGGTCCAAGTGGTACTGTAACTCGCCCTGCTTCCACAATGGAGAATATATATGCCAATATCGTAGCATGCATGGTAAGGCCGGCTCCATGAGATGTGTCAGTTACGACACTGAAAACGTGTTCTAAAATGTCACACAAATAAGTTTGGTAAAAACTCTGTGCTGCCTGTGGGTGCAGCTCTACATTATGCAACAACCGATATAAAATCTGAAGACCAGTATCGGCCACATTTCTCATTGTATGTTTAAATGCCCAGATAATGGAATCCAATACTAATTTGAACTGTGCTGGAGGTATACTTAGGAATGCCTTAAAACAATGTGTATTCACTGCCTGCAATAGGAGGAAGAACTCTGTCCTGTGCTCTGGATACTCTTCAAAGTCTTTGTTTATCATCTCAAGAGTGCATTCAAAAACTGCATCAAATATCTTGGGCACTTCAGATGTTATATGCCCTTCTAGCTTATAAACAATTGCAGCCATGCAAGACAAAACTTCAGGTTCTCGCGCGTCTGGCACTGCAGTTCTTTGGTAATCCAAGAGAACAGCATCCAAAAGTGGAGGAATGAAATTTTCCAATACCATGCTTTTATCAGTAGAGCGTGATACCCAACTGGCAATCAACTTAAGTGTCTCCTTCTTTATTATACGCATGTTCTTTATAAGTGGCTGTTTTGTTACAACAACACCATTCAAAGCAATTGCTTGGCTTATGTTTTCAGACATGACTTTGTAAACATTGAGCATGTCCAAATATATTCTACCCAATTGCACAACATATGGATGCCCTAAAGCGCGACAGGCACGTACATTCGTTTTCAGAATGCTTACCAGCTGTTTCACAGCCTCTGGATCCTTCAAGATATCCACATTATGTGATGCTTGAGATATAATATCATCCCAAACTTGATTGGGTAGAAGCATATACTTCTCAATGAGTTGTTCTTGTGCCACTTGATCCACTTGTGCACTGATCATATACCCTACAGCTTCATAGAAAGTGTGCACTTGAAGAGTTTGCAAATCACAGATAATGGAACTGATAGTGCTTAAGATTTCTTCAATAAATGGACAAGCTTCACCAACCTGCGCAGTCACGAAATGACGCCGACACTTGATTGCGATTTTTATAAAGGTGTCACATGCCATATCTTGGACACCATCGTGAGTCTCGTGCATGAATTCGAAAAGTTTATTGACCACTGTTTTCAAAAACTTCCAATGAGCTCTTAAGAATCTGGGATACTGACCCACAACATACATTATGTTACTAGCAATAATAGCTTTATTATCCTTTCCCTTTTTCTGCTCGCAAAGTCCTAACAACTCTTTAATTACAACAACAAGAAACCTTTTCTCATCTTCCTCCATCATAGCACCTGAGATAGAACCAATAGCCCAGCACAGTGTGTTCAGATTTTTCCATGACCATTCACTACCATTTACTTGGTTCTGAAGTTTTTCAGTCATGATGCGTTCAGTATCTTGGTAATCCAAATGTGTTAAATAGACTAAAGTTTCTCTCATATTCttatacaaattaattgaaTCAGTGTCCTTCATAAACTCTCGCACCACTTCACCATTCTCATTCTCCACCACTAATACTTCTTCCGGCTTAGCCATCCTAGAGATCATTATATAGCGGACACTGCTCAAAACCTCAGAATACAAGGCTTTCCTGCCTACACTCTTACCAAGTGATGTATACATGTTAGATGTATGCGAGCATGGTGCAACTTGGTATAAATCTGCAGCCAGTGCATACCAAAATtccaaacaaattttaaaaatttctaCTTCTTCTACTTCAGATATCAGTACAAGATACCGTAGAGCATTCATTAGAGTGTTTGTAAGCCCTCTTCTTTCAATAAGTTGTCCATGCTCTTTTAAGTAGGTGCAAAGGAATAATGCAAGATTTTGGATAAACACTTGTTCTTGGTCTCGACCAGCAGCATATGCTTCTCGTATATTGGTTGTGAGTGGGAGCATTGCTTCCAGTTGCTCCATAGTTTGCACAAGAAGAGCAACAAACTGTTCCTCATAATTGCTGACTGTCACACCTGCAATCTCTGTCAGACAGCTTAGAGTTACATTTCTGAACATTGGTACATTCAAAAACTTGAATATGAGTGTGCTTatcaatttcatttcaaatatgtATCCAAGGGGAATCCAATTCAAAAATCTTAGCAGAGTATGTAATGTTGCATCCACTAGAGGAGCATTTTGTGAATTTTCAAGGACAAATTGACAGAGCTGGAATATCTGACTGAACTCAGAACACATTGTGTCTTTTAAGTGTTTTGCTTTTGTTTGAGTTAATTGTCCTGTGCTGAAAACAAATACTTCCTCACTGAGCAGCTTCAAAATTACCATGTTGTTTTGGCAAAGGCTTTCATTTGTCTTTGATGCACCAACAATATCACTTATAAATGTATCCCAGTTATGAGGCCATTCTCGTTTCAATACTTGGATCAAGATCATATTGAGCTTTTTCAAATACACCTTGTTGTTTTCCATAGTTACAGGGTCTGATGAGTTTTTGATAATGAGAccaacaatgtattttttaataccttCACATTGGTTTCTTGGTAATATTTTCCATCTTGTTTGAATAACTTGCTCCAATATTTGTAAGGCATAGTATTTTGTTTCCTGGTTTTGTGAATATTCCAATATGGTATCAACACGAGTCCAGGCATCAGGGTGTTCTTTTAATGCTGTCAGTATCTCCTGTGCTGTACGTTGCTGTTCTCCCACAGTTGAGTACAGACATCCAACTATATTATCAAGTAGAGTGATGTCTAATTTCTGATTGAAATCCAAAAGTTTAGAAGCTTGTTGCTCTAAAGTTGCCATTCTGCTTGTTACAACTTATTCAAAATTTGATCCCTTTATTGAAAATCAAAACTCTGATAATTTTTCACATTCATTCCTCACCTTACGAatcactgaaaaaaaaacaattcctgAATTAGGAAATACTTTATGGAGCTATAACCTCTTCATGATGCATAGATAATTATCGAGTATAAGGATTGAacaatattgaatttttttgaTCAAATCAAGAGTTACAACAAAAAAGGACAcacaaaatgtaataagtaaGATAATTACAAATACTTCTTCAGTATATATGAAAATATAGAGCACACACCCCGCATAGATACTGCGAGTGTTTGCTAAGGATCGTAACATCACCAAAT
This genomic window from Spodoptera frugiperda isolate SF20-4 chromosome 28, AGI-APGP_CSIRO_Sfru_2.0, whole genome shotgun sequence contains:
- the LOC118265323 gene encoding exportin-1; translated protein: MATLEQQASKLLDFNQKLDITLLDNIVGCLYSTVGEQQRTAQEILTALKEHPDAWTRVDTILEYSQNQETKYYALQILEQVIQTRWKILPRNQCEGIKKYIVGLIIKNSSDPVTMENNKVYLKKLNMILIQVLKREWPHNWDTFISDIVGASKTNESLCQNNMVILKLLSEEVFVFSTGQLTQTKAKHLKDTMCSEFSQIFQLCQFVLENSQNAPLVDATLHTLLRFLNWIPLGYIFEMKLISTLIFKFLNVPMFRNVTLSCLTEIAGVTVSNYEEQFVALLVQTMEQLEAMLPLTTNIREAYAAGRDQEQVFIQNLALFLCTYLKEHGQLIERRGLTNTLMNALRYLVLISEVEEVEIFKICLEFWYALAADLYQVAPCSHTSNMYTSLGKSVGRKALYSEVLSSVRYIMISRMAKPEEVLVVENENGEVVREFMKDTDSINLYKNMRETLVYLTHLDYQDTERIMTEKLQNQVNGSEWSWKNLNTLCWAIGSISGAMMEEDEKRFLVVVIKELLGLCEQKKGKDNKAIIASNIMYVVGQYPRFLRAHWKFLKTVVNKLFEFMHETHDGVQDMACDTFIKIAIKCRRHFVTAQVGEACPFIEEILSTISSIICDLQTLQVHTFYEAVGYMISAQVDQVAQEQLIEKYMLLPNQVWDDIISQASHNVDILKDPEAVKQLVSILKTNVRACRALGHPYVVQLGRIYLDMLNVYKVMSENISQAIALNGVVVTKQPLIKNMRIIKKETLKLIASWVSRSTDKSMVLENFIPPLLDAVLLDYQRTAVPDAREPEVLSCMAAIVYKLEGHITSEVPKIFDAVFECTLEMINKDFEEYPEHRTEFFLLLQAVNTHCFKAFLSIPPAQFKLVLDSIIWAFKHTMRNVADTGLQILYRLLHNVELHPQAAQSFYQTYLCDILEHVFSVVTDTSHGAGLTMHATILAYIFSIVEAGRVTVPLGPTPDNVLYIQEYVANLLKRAFPHLTDNQIKITVQGLFNLDQDIPGFKDHLRDFLVQIREYTGEDDSDLFLEERLFNLRQAQEEKRRVQLSVPGILNPHELPEEMQD